Proteins found in one Nerophis ophidion isolate RoL-2023_Sa linkage group LG21, RoL_Noph_v1.0, whole genome shotgun sequence genomic segment:
- the tmem200b gene encoding transmembrane protein 200A encodes MMTQKARGVTSSPPSLRRKPRFTLCGRKKKSGVIRGKLRLRSVAGAFLVLGVIVVMVGIALAVAGYRMSRFSILGATERNHVSEPQRKWGMGSKSFLSTVSLIHSERMKLLGPVIMGVGLFILICANTVLYENRDRETQMLMAQMRSVICSVSAAVPSADLQDIAAANSMAKNQWVSSLPAAQLHSFCREQLASSEPLLQTRPGNNQRDSVEGVYQQAVLQTEALHHQESVPPTSTNLSPCNSSQTDINTQFETELGSSFKTRPEQFGKLSNCLMSASSMSTLGMDDVDIPAAQPRRCHSMSYRTKPSMARTVWSTEKTLIREEGFTKKPAVLRRDHCINIPGQVMDVTEEQTHQSWPRLDLGIGRRYLKLENKEDSVDKLLDQLEQQCSQWDKSFGSGPFQ; translated from the coding sequence ATGATGACCCAGAAGGCCAGAGGCGTAACGTCGTCACCACCCTCCCTCCGGCGGAAGCCTCGTTTTACCTTATGTGGACGGAAGAAGAAGAGCGGAGTGATCCGGGGCAAGCTTCGCCTACGCTCCGTTGCTGGAGCTTTCCTGGTGTTGGGGGTCATTGTGGTCATGGTGGGTATCGCTCTGGCTGTGGCGGGATACCGAATGTCACGTTTTTCCATCCTGGGAGCCACAGAGAGGAACCATGTTTCTGAGCCGCAGAGGAAGTGGGGTATGGGGTCTAAGAGCTTCCTGTCGACAGTCAGCTTGATCCACAGTGAGCGGATGAAGCTGCTGGGCCCGGTCATAATGGGAGTTGGACTCTTCATTCTCATCTGTGCCAACACAGTCTTGTATGAGAATCGTGATAGAGAGACTCAGATGTTGATGGCCCAGATGCGCAGTGTCATCTGCTCTGTGTCTGCCGCCGTTCCCTCAGCAGACCTACAAGATATCGCGGCAGCCAACTCGATGGCGAAAAATCAGTGGGTGAGCAGTTTACCGGCTGCCCAACTCCACAGCTTCTGTCGGGAGCAGTTGGCAAGTTCTGAACCCCTGCTGCAGACCAGACCTGGTAACAACCAGAGGGACAGCGTGGAGGGCGTCTACcagcaagcagtcctgcagacagAAGCCCTCCACCATCAAGAGTCGGTGCCTCCGACTTCAACCAACTTGTCCCCGTGCAACTCCAGCCAGACTGACATCAACACACAATTTGAAACTGAGCTTGGTTCCAGTTTCAAAACCCGACCAGAACAGTTCGGAAAGCTCAGTAATTGCCTGATGTCTGCCAGCTCCATGTCCACCCTTGGGATGGACGATGTGGATATCCCAGCTGCTCAGCCTCGACGCTGCCATAGCATGAGCTACAGGACTAAACCTTCCATGGCTCGAACGGTTTGGTCTACGGAGAAAACACTCATTAGGGAGGAGGGATTTACCAAAAAACCAGCGGTTTTAAGACGAGATCATTGCATTAACATTCCCGGGCAGGTTATGGATGTCACGGAGGAGCAGACTCACCAAAGCTGGCCTCGGTTAGACCTTGGCATTGGGCGACGGTACCTGAAATTGGAGAACAAGGAAGACTCGGTCGACAAACTGCTGGACCAGTTAGAGCAACAGTGTTCTCAGTGGGATAAGAGTTTTGGCTCTGGACCATTCCAGTGA